The following proteins come from a genomic window of Gimesia sp.:
- a CDS encoding DUF3300 domain-containing protein: MTSTSTSYLKGFITITAGLCVLLQADLASAQQAGPLAAQNNRTLSPRAIESLVTGIAFYPDELVETILQAAQHPLAIRQASEKTTGRFGGRFAQRVQQFNQSTDPSVASLKQYPEILAQLNDNLATTTLLGRVYQTQPDDVWRAIDKLRAEVDAALEAEPQQFVDASGAPLTGQAAYVAAAGYVAGRYFVPATMSELYVAYAHPQQTTTTTVYEGPYASGSATQTTTTGPYGHATASTGSSSTTYTGPNGNTVTGNTQGGSVVYQNGPTTAGAGVATTTITGPQGNSATATGAGIAGKTTVGDTTYFGAAGGGTVNTSNGLTASGAGQVNGSITQTQTGAQYNTQSSGAITTNTGVDAYGSRNTSGSVNQNADGSVSGVRSSSTAIQGNNGYANVQHNSSGTATGNGTGTYNGSTTVDSSKGSAAVNTTAGDGQVSSTVTTQNGSKTGTLGDGQVGQGSSAASSRQATGSQQGSYRASRQKSAANSRYSQSSSQQIASGLQSMQKNWGQLSQQMNRSSQAAAAQRNTRTYSQQRPTSSYSRSSGYGSNYSSRNSSSYSRGSASPGSGRGSSGRSRGGRR; this comes from the coding sequence ATGACTTCAACTTCAACGAGTTACCTGAAAGGATTCATCACCATCACCGCCGGCCTCTGTGTTCTGTTGCAGGCCGATCTGGCCAGCGCACAACAGGCCGGTCCCCTGGCAGCTCAAAATAACAGAACGCTGTCACCACGTGCGATCGAAAGCCTGGTGACCGGCATCGCCTTCTATCCGGATGAGCTGGTCGAGACCATCCTGCAGGCAGCACAACATCCCCTGGCAATCCGCCAGGCTTCCGAAAAAACAACGGGCCGGTTCGGCGGTCGATTTGCGCAACGGGTGCAACAATTCAATCAGAGTACAGACCCGAGTGTCGCGTCGCTCAAACAGTATCCCGAGATCCTGGCACAACTGAATGACAATCTTGCGACCACGACTTTACTGGGACGCGTGTATCAGACACAGCCCGACGATGTCTGGCGGGCGATTGATAAACTGCGAGCCGAAGTCGATGCAGCACTCGAAGCAGAACCGCAGCAGTTCGTCGATGCCAGTGGTGCACCGTTGACCGGTCAGGCCGCGTATGTAGCTGCAGCAGGTTATGTCGCCGGTCGGTACTTTGTACCCGCGACCATGTCAGAACTCTACGTGGCTTATGCACATCCACAGCAAACCACGACGACCACCGTCTATGAAGGACCCTATGCTTCCGGATCGGCCACACAAACCACGACCACGGGTCCTTACGGTCACGCGACCGCTTCGACCGGCAGCAGTTCCACCACTTACACGGGACCGAACGGGAACACCGTCACCGGAAATACCCAGGGGGGCAGCGTCGTTTACCAGAATGGACCGACGACCGCAGGTGCTGGTGTGGCGACCACTACGATTACCGGTCCCCAGGGGAATTCCGCCACCGCGACCGGAGCAGGCATCGCCGGCAAGACGACCGTGGGTGATACGACTTACTTTGGCGCTGCAGGAGGGGGGACCGTCAATACTTCAAACGGACTCACTGCCAGTGGCGCCGGGCAGGTCAATGGATCGATCACGCAGACACAGACCGGTGCGCAGTACAACACCCAGTCCAGCGGGGCGATCACTACGAATACAGGCGTCGACGCGTATGGCAGTCGCAATACAAGTGGCAGCGTTAACCAGAATGCCGATGGCTCTGTGAGCGGCGTCCGTTCTTCCTCGACTGCGATTCAGGGAAATAACGGTTACGCGAACGTGCAACACAACAGCTCTGGTACAGCCACCGGAAATGGTACGGGTACCTACAATGGTTCTACCACTGTTGATTCGAGTAAAGGGTCGGCTGCGGTCAACACTACTGCGGGCGATGGTCAGGTCAGTTCGACTGTGACCACGCAGAACGGTTCCAAGACCGGCACCCTGGGAGATGGCCAGGTGGGCCAGGGATCGTCCGCAGCCAGCAGTCGTCAAGCGACAGGCAGTCAACAGGGCTCTTACCGGGCCAGCCGTCAGAAGAGTGCTGCGAATTCGCGTTACAGTCAATCCTCAAGTCAGCAGATTGCCTCGGGGCTGCAGAGCATGCAGAAGAACTGGGGACAGCTCAGCCAGCAGATGAACCGTTCTTCCCAGGCGGCAGCCGCACAGCGCAATACGCGGACTTACTCACAACAGCGACCGACGTCCAGCTATTCACGAAGTTCGGGATACGGTTCGAACTACTCGAGCCGGAATAGTTCCTCTTATTCGAGAGGCAGTGCTTCTCCGGGAAGTGGCCGGGGTTCTTCAGGTCGATCCCGCGGTGGTCGCAGATAA
- a CDS encoding DUF1559 domain-containing protein, which translates to MAKQKRFLIGVGEIITILVILAILTMLIIPETKQVVNGGHRERFRNQLKLVGLACHEYQAEYGCLPPVVISDERGRSIHSWRAMLLPWLESQGRTQPPAYVYTFNEPWFSPANRQAALDNANLFTMLVSTDDREVIQKSKLAAVIGAQTYWSPSGECRRLPLEANQDERHILLLEIPNLYGAWSQPNDVTLDEVLTLSKNQQFEPDGAHVLFDDGSVTWFAPEALTEATLRRLLCPFDTTDAEPAVETSL; encoded by the coding sequence ATGGCGAAGCAGAAACGATTTCTGATCGGTGTCGGTGAGATCATCACTATCCTGGTGATTCTCGCCATCCTGACCATGCTGATCATTCCGGAGACAAAACAGGTTGTTAACGGGGGACACAGAGAACGTTTTCGCAATCAACTGAAACTGGTAGGACTGGCCTGTCATGAATACCAGGCTGAGTATGGATGCCTGCCCCCTGTGGTCATTTCGGACGAGAGAGGCAGGTCGATTCACAGCTGGCGGGCGATGCTACTGCCCTGGCTGGAATCGCAAGGCAGGACGCAGCCACCGGCTTATGTGTATACTTTCAACGAACCCTGGTTCAGCCCTGCCAACCGACAGGCGGCATTGGATAACGCCAATCTCTTTACCATGCTGGTCTCCACTGATGACAGAGAGGTTATTCAGAAATCAAAATTAGCGGCCGTGATCGGCGCGCAGACTTACTGGAGCCCCTCTGGTGAATGCCGTCGTCTGCCGCTGGAGGCGAATCAGGATGAACGTCACATTCTGCTGCTGGAAATCCCCAATCTGTACGGTGCATGGAGCCAGCCCAATGACGTCACCCTGGACGAAGTGCTGACGCTCAGTAAGAATCAGCAGTTTGAACCGGATGGTGCGCACGTTTTATTTGATGACGGCAGTGTCACCTGGTTCGCTCCTGAAGCACTGACCGAGGCGACTTTACGCCGCCTGCTCTGTCCGTTTGACACAACAGATGCCGAGCCCGCTGTCGAGACATCGCTTTAA
- a CDS encoding DUF1501 domain-containing protein, with product MNRRELLQNAGGGMGMLALNALLQQEQAAHAAANSALSPGKPDFPPRAKRIIWLFMHGGPSHVDLWDPKPDLIKYAGKPLPESFGKVMTRRKVAQNPLLAPIKPFRKRGESGLEVSDFLPHTGALVDDLCVIRSLHGDSVNHPQSVYQMNTGSILMGHPSVGSWIAYGLGSENADMPAFVVLPDPGGGVKGGPPAWGSGYLPATFQGTTMRPGQTPILNLKPPTGISARQQRATLDLVQSLNRRHLETRDRDDELSARIAAYELAFRMQTAAPEIVDLTQETSATHKMYGLDDPDTRDFGERCLLARRMVERGVRFIQLYSGDTVGWDAHSDVTKNHTTYCRKTDQPIAALLKDLKQRGLLEDTLVVWCGEFGRMPMSEQGKGRDHNPWGYCGWLAGAGITGGRAYGATDPIGLRAAEQTVHVNQFHATLLHLLGLDHETLTYFHNGLDERLTGPAEVEIVKGLLT from the coding sequence ATGAACCGTCGCGAACTGCTGCAGAACGCCGGCGGTGGTATGGGTATGCTGGCTCTGAACGCACTGCTGCAACAGGAACAAGCGGCGCACGCTGCAGCGAACTCAGCGCTCTCCCCCGGCAAACCGGACTTTCCTCCGCGAGCCAAACGAATCATCTGGCTCTTCATGCACGGCGGTCCCAGCCACGTCGATCTGTGGGATCCCAAACCGGATCTGATCAAATACGCGGGCAAACCACTGCCCGAAAGTTTCGGCAAAGTCATGACGCGCCGCAAGGTGGCACAGAATCCTCTGCTGGCACCGATCAAACCCTTTCGCAAACGCGGTGAGTCGGGACTGGAAGTCAGTGACTTTCTGCCGCACACCGGCGCACTAGTGGACGACCTGTGTGTCATCCGCTCACTGCATGGTGACAGCGTGAATCATCCGCAGTCGGTCTATCAGATGAATACGGGCAGCATCCTGATGGGGCATCCGAGTGTGGGCAGCTGGATCGCCTACGGTCTCGGTTCCGAGAATGCAGACATGCCCGCCTTCGTGGTCCTGCCGGATCCGGGGGGCGGCGTGAAGGGGGGACCGCCCGCCTGGGGCAGCGGTTACCTGCCGGCTACCTTTCAGGGAACAACCATGCGACCCGGGCAGACGCCGATTCTGAATCTCAAGCCTCCCACCGGGATCTCTGCACGCCAGCAAAGGGCAACCCTGGATCTGGTTCAATCCCTGAATCGACGCCACCTGGAAACCCGCGATCGGGACGACGAACTCTCAGCCCGGATCGCCGCTTATGAGCTGGCTTTCCGCATGCAGACCGCGGCTCCGGAAATTGTCGACCTGACACAGGAGACCTCAGCGACTCACAAAATGTACGGACTCGATGATCCAGACACGCGTGATTTCGGCGAACGCTGTCTGCTGGCGCGACGCATGGTGGAGCGTGGCGTGCGTTTCATTCAGCTTTACTCCGGAGATACCGTGGGCTGGGATGCGCACAGCGATGTAACGAAGAATCATACCACCTATTGCCGCAAGACCGATCAGCCGATCGCAGCGCTGCTCAAAGATCTGAAACAGCGGGGACTCCTGGAAGATACGCTGGTGGTCTGGTGTGGCGAATTCGGTCGCATGCCGATGAGCGAGCAGGGCAAAGGCCGCGATCACAATCCCTGGGGCTATTGTGGCTGGCTGGCCGGTGCCGGTATCACGGGGGGCCGCGCCTACGGGGCCACCGATCCCATCGGCTTACGCGCTGCGGAGCAGACCGTGCACGTCAATCAGTTTCACGCGACCCTCCTGCATCTGCTCGGACTCGATCATGAAACGCTGACCTATTTTCATAACGGTCTGGATGAGCGTCTGACCGGCCCCGCGGAAGTTGAGATTGTGAAAGGACTGCTCACATGA